In Ensifer adhaerens, a genomic segment contains:
- a CDS encoding Alkyl hydroperoxide reductase subunit AhpC (peroxiredoxin) — MSLRINDIAPDFTAETTQGTIHFHDWIGDGWAVLFSHPKNFTPVCTTELGAMAGLDGEFRKRGVKVIGISVDPVESHAKWKNDIAIATGFDVEYPLIGDKDLKVAKLYDMLPAGAGESSEGRTPADNATVRSVFVIGPDKKIKLILTYPMTTGRNFAEILRAIDSIQLTAKHQVATPANWNQGDDVIITAAVSNEDAIARFGSFDTVLPYLRKTKQPAA; from the coding sequence ATGAGCCTTCGCATCAACGATATTGCCCCGGACTTCACGGCCGAGACGACGCAGGGAACCATTCATTTCCACGACTGGATCGGCGACGGCTGGGCGGTCCTGTTCTCCCATCCGAAGAATTTCACGCCGGTCTGCACGACCGAACTCGGCGCGATGGCTGGGCTTGACGGCGAGTTCCGCAAGCGCGGCGTCAAGGTCATCGGCATTTCGGTCGATCCGGTCGAAAGCCATGCCAAGTGGAAGAACGACATTGCCATCGCCACCGGCTTCGATGTTGAATATCCGCTGATCGGCGACAAGGATCTCAAGGTCGCGAAGCTTTACGACATGCTGCCGGCCGGCGCCGGGGAGAGTTCGGAAGGCCGCACGCCCGCCGATAACGCCACCGTCCGTTCGGTCTTCGTCATCGGTCCGGACAAGAAGATCAAGCTGATCCTGACCTATCCGATGACGACCGGCCGCAATTTCGCGGAAATCCTGCGCGCCATCGATTCCATCCAGCTGACCGCCAAGCATCAGGTCGCAACGCCCGCCAACTGGAACCAGGGCGACGACGTGATCATCACGGCGGCCGTGTCCAACGAGGATGCGATTGCTCGTTTCGGCTCGTTCGATACGGTTCTGCCCTATCTGCGCAAGACGAAGCAGCCCGCGGCCTGA
- a CDS encoding methyl-accepting chemotaxis protein, giving the protein MLNNLSIPKKLMLALGLIIITILSVNTVIYLKSSEVRQTTYWNDHTLKVISSANDIVASMVNQETGYRGFLLSNDPKFLAPYKDGWDAFNKSWNDAKSLTSDNPAQQQRLDEVRQLAEKWHNTIAEHAIAQMARPETQEVARQTEISGAGKESMDGLRKKVAEIVDAESVLLKERQQAQTNALDLVNEIIIVGIVISLAIALASGFMMTKTIAKPIGQVNEALAKLAIPLETGRRDEVGQMQGAAQAVEAAFRDISSVLQSVSTGDLSRELERDYGALSSEVSRNLTNMVGNLRNTARVADQIANGDLTVTPKPLSDKDTLGIALQSMVERLRGVVGNAMSAADNVSSGSQQVSSGSEQLSQGATEQASSAEEASASMEEMAANIKQNADNAAQTEKIARQSAKDAESSGEAVNRAVNAMRTIAEKISIVQEIARQTDLLALNAAVEAARAGEHGRGFAVVASEVRKLAERSQQAAAEISGLSGETVKVATDAGDMLSKLVPDIRKTAELVAEISAACREQDIGASQINEAIQQLDKVTQQNAGASEEMSATSEELAAQAEELQASIAFFKVDTAGQSRQVNAVHHLQATAGKMAAPAVKRPAQKTAAPKANGRSKGFAIDMSMGGPDGDDDDFRQSA; this is encoded by the coding sequence ATGTTGAACAATCTCTCCATTCCCAAGAAGCTCATGTTAGCTCTCGGGCTTATTATAATCACAATACTTTCCGTCAACACGGTCATTTACCTGAAGTCGAGCGAAGTTCGACAGACAACTTATTGGAACGATCACACCCTGAAAGTCATCAGCAGCGCGAATGATATCGTCGCCAGCATGGTGAACCAGGAAACCGGCTATCGCGGCTTCCTCTTGTCCAACGACCCCAAATTTCTTGCGCCTTACAAAGATGGCTGGGACGCTTTCAACAAGTCCTGGAACGACGCCAAGAGCCTGACATCAGATAATCCTGCGCAGCAGCAACGCCTCGATGAGGTGCGCCAGCTCGCCGAAAAGTGGCACAATACGATTGCCGAACACGCGATTGCCCAGATGGCGCGCCCGGAAACCCAGGAAGTGGCTCGCCAGACCGAAATTTCGGGCGCGGGCAAGGAGTCCATGGACGGCCTGCGCAAGAAGGTCGCCGAGATCGTCGACGCCGAATCCGTGCTTCTGAAGGAGCGCCAGCAAGCCCAGACAAACGCACTCGATCTGGTCAATGAAATCATCATCGTCGGCATCGTCATCAGCCTTGCCATCGCGCTTGCCTCGGGCTTCATGATGACGAAAACCATCGCCAAGCCGATCGGCCAGGTCAACGAAGCCCTTGCCAAACTCGCAATCCCGCTTGAGACCGGACGTCGCGACGAAGTCGGCCAGATGCAGGGCGCCGCCCAGGCCGTCGAAGCCGCCTTCCGCGATATATCCTCTGTCCTGCAGTCTGTCTCCACCGGCGACCTCAGCCGCGAACTGGAACGTGATTACGGCGCGCTGAGCAGCGAAGTCAGCCGCAATCTGACGAACATGGTTGGAAATCTGCGCAATACGGCGCGCGTTGCCGACCAGATCGCCAACGGCGACCTGACCGTCACGCCGAAGCCGCTGTCCGACAAGGACACGCTGGGCATCGCGCTTCAGTCGATGGTCGAGCGCCTGCGTGGCGTCGTCGGCAACGCAATGTCCGCAGCCGACAACGTCTCCTCGGGCAGCCAGCAGGTCTCTTCGGGTTCGGAACAGCTCTCGCAGGGCGCCACCGAACAGGCCTCTTCTGCCGAAGAAGCCTCCGCTTCGATGGAAGAAATGGCCGCCAACATCAAGCAGAACGCCGACAACGCCGCCCAGACAGAAAAGATCGCCCGTCAGTCGGCCAAGGATGCCGAAAGCTCTGGCGAGGCCGTGAACCGGGCCGTCAACGCCATGCGCACGATTGCCGAGAAGATCTCAATCGTCCAGGAAATCGCCCGCCAGACCGACCTTCTCGCTCTCAACGCGGCTGTTGAAGCAGCGCGTGCCGGGGAACATGGTCGTGGTTTCGCGGTCGTGGCCTCGGAAGTCCGCAAGCTTGCCGAACGTAGCCAGCAGGCTGCCGCCGAAATCTCCGGCCTGTCCGGCGAAACGGTGAAGGTTGCGACCGATGCCGGCGACATGCTCTCGAAGCTGGTGCCCGATATCCGTAAGACGGCGGAACTCGTGGCCGAAATCTCGGCCGCCTGCCGCGAGCAGGATATTGGCGCAAGCCAGATCAACGAGGCGATCCAGCAGCTCGACAAGGTGACGCAGCAGAATGCCGGCGCATCGGAAGAGATGTCGGCAACGTCCGAGGAACTTGCAGCCCAGGCCGAGGAACTTCAGGCCTCCATCGCCTTCTTCAAGGTCGACACGGCCGGCCAGTCTCGCCAGGTGAACGCGGTTCATCACCTCCAGGCAACGGCAGGCAAGATGGCAGCTCCAGCAGTGAAGCGGCCCGCACAGAAGACTGCCGCGCCCAAGGCAAACGGCAGATCCAAGGGCTTCGCGATTGACATGAGCATGGGCGGCCCGGACGGCGACGATGACGATTTCCGTCAGAGCGCCTGA
- a CDS encoding penicillin-binding protein 1C, translating to MRTRAKIGIGLAACLGMAGLAMIGLLAADRAFPPPLDAARVVSREVQDADGELLRAFATPEGRWRLKTTVADVDPQFLKMLIAYEDRRFYEHRGIDPLAFGRAFVQLITHGRIVSGGSTLTMQVARLIEPRTERSVPAKLLQMFRAFQIERRLSKTEILNLYLTHAPYGGNLEGVRAASLAYFGRTPARLDVAQAALLVALPQLPEKRRPDRNEQAAAKARARVLNRTAVAAVVGEGEAERAGLQPVPTTRRQLPAYAAHLAELAVRKQPAATLHKTTLKREIQAGLESAAASAAQRLGPKVSVAIVMADIRTGAIVGEVGSADYFDSARAGWVDMTRVLRSPGSTLKPFIYGLAFEQGYVAQQTIIEDRPADFFGYRPRNFDMSYQGDVSVREALQLSLNVPAVRLLDAVGPTRLLVRFRRAGVKPVLPPNEAPGLAIALGGIGVTLKDLVQLYAGLASRGQLLQIGDGVNDQPEKLEGEPLMEPVAAWNVTDILSDVLAPRGSRQLGIAYKTGTSYGNRDAWSIGYDGAHVVGVWVGRPDNGAVPGLTGYLSAAPVLFDAFVKSGVAIAPFQPAPQGARHIAAADLPISQKRFSMTSTGLLAMSGKEPAPQIVYPPEGARVDLGVGDAAAQPEALALKLQGGRAPFHWLANGKPLPELSRRRTMQWVPEGAGYSTLTVIDAAGRAASVRVFVE from the coding sequence ATGAGGACGCGCGCGAAGATCGGGATCGGACTGGCGGCCTGCCTCGGCATGGCGGGACTGGCCATGATCGGCCTGCTCGCCGCCGACCGCGCCTTTCCGCCGCCGCTGGACGCCGCGCGCGTCGTCTCGCGTGAGGTGCAGGATGCGGACGGCGAGTTGCTCAGGGCTTTCGCGACGCCCGAGGGCCGCTGGCGGCTCAAGACGACGGTCGCTGATGTCGATCCGCAGTTCCTGAAAATGCTGATCGCCTATGAGGACCGGCGGTTTTACGAGCACAGGGGTATCGATCCCCTCGCCTTCGGGCGCGCCTTCGTCCAGCTCATCACTCATGGCCGCATCGTCTCGGGCGGCTCGACGCTCACCATGCAGGTCGCCCGCCTGATCGAACCGCGCACGGAGCGCTCCGTTCCGGCGAAGCTCCTGCAGATGTTCCGCGCGTTCCAGATCGAACGCCGGCTGAGCAAGACGGAGATCCTGAACCTCTACCTCACCCACGCGCCCTATGGCGGCAATCTTGAGGGCGTGCGGGCCGCAAGCCTCGCCTATTTCGGCCGCACTCCGGCTCGGCTCGACGTGGCGCAGGCAGCCCTCCTCGTGGCACTCCCGCAATTGCCGGAAAAGCGCAGACCAGACCGCAACGAGCAGGCAGCAGCCAAGGCGCGCGCACGCGTGCTGAACCGCACAGCAGTCGCCGCTGTTGTCGGCGAAGGCGAGGCGGAGCGGGCAGGCCTGCAACCCGTCCCGACCACACGCCGGCAGCTTCCCGCCTATGCGGCCCATCTGGCCGAGCTGGCGGTGCGCAAGCAACCCGCTGCGACACTGCATAAGACGACGCTGAAGCGGGAAATTCAGGCCGGACTGGAGTCTGCCGCTGCAAGTGCTGCGCAGCGGCTCGGGCCGAAAGTGTCCGTCGCCATCGTGATGGCGGATATTCGTACCGGAGCAATTGTCGGCGAAGTCGGCTCGGCGGATTATTTCGACTCCGCGCGCGCCGGCTGGGTGGACATGACGCGCGTGTTGCGCTCACCTGGCTCGACATTGAAACCCTTCATCTACGGCCTCGCCTTCGAGCAGGGCTATGTGGCCCAGCAGACCATCATCGAGGATCGGCCGGCGGATTTCTTCGGCTACCGGCCGCGCAATTTCGACATGTCCTATCAGGGCGATGTCAGCGTGCGCGAGGCCCTGCAGCTCTCCCTCAATGTACCCGCCGTGCGACTTCTCGACGCCGTGGGTCCGACGCGCCTGCTTGTGCGCTTCCGCCGTGCCGGCGTGAAACCGGTGCTGCCGCCGAACGAGGCGCCGGGGCTTGCAATTGCGCTCGGTGGCATCGGTGTAACACTGAAGGATCTGGTGCAGCTCTATGCGGGTCTGGCGAGCCGGGGCCAGTTGCTGCAGATCGGCGATGGCGTCAATGACCAGCCTGAAAAGCTGGAAGGCGAGCCGCTGATGGAGCCGGTCGCGGCCTGGAACGTCACGGATATCCTCTCCGACGTCCTCGCCCCGCGCGGTAGCCGCCAGCTCGGCATCGCCTACAAGACCGGCACCAGCTACGGCAACCGCGATGCGTGGTCGATCGGGTATGACGGCGCACATGTTGTCGGCGTCTGGGTCGGGCGGCCGGACAACGGCGCTGTTCCCGGCCTGACCGGCTATCTTTCCGCAGCCCCCGTTCTGTTTGACGCTTTCGTCAAGTCCGGCGTGGCGATTGCGCCTTTCCAGCCCGCCCCGCAGGGTGCCCGGCATATCGCCGCCGCCGATCTTCCGATCAGCCAGAAGCGCTTTTCCATGACCTCGACCGGCCTGCTCGCCATGTCCGGTAAGGAACCCGCACCTCAGATCGTCTATCCCCCGGAAGGCGCGCGCGTCGATCTCGGCGTCGGCGATGCCGCCGCACAGCCCGAGGCGCTGGCCCTCAAGCTGCAGGGTGGCCGCGCGCCCTTTCATTGGCTAGCCAACGGGAAGCCATTGCCCGAACTCTCCCGCCGCCGCACCATGCAATGGGTGCCGGAGGGCGCCGGCTATTCGACGCTGACAGTCATTGATGCGGCTGGCCGCGCGGCCAGCGTGCGGGTCTTTGTCGAATAG
- a CDS encoding two-component system, chemotaxis family, response regulator CheB has protein sequence MAEKKIRVLIVDDSASVRQALAKVLTEEGDIEIIGAAGDPFMAAKKLQEDVPDVITLDVEMPKMDGITFLRKLMSQHPIPVVMCSSLTESGSETLMQAMEAGAVDVILKPKIAAADFLAESGARIRQTVRAAAQARLGAMRKRSVGTGSSSPGPAAKLTADAVLPPPTGRAMAKTTEMVCCIGASTGGTEALRELLEVLPANTPGIVIVQHMPEKFTAAFAKRLNGLCEVEVKEAENGDPVLRGHVLIAPGDKHMLLERQGARYVVSVRDGPLVSRHRPSVDVLFRSAARSAGSNAMGVIMTGMGDDGARGMLEMHQAGAFNIAQDEATSVVYGMPKEAVAKGGVDRIVPLEQIAREILAADKRR, from the coding sequence ATGGCAGAGAAGAAAATCCGCGTCTTGATCGTCGATGACTCCGCCAGTGTCCGCCAGGCGCTTGCCAAGGTTCTGACCGAAGAAGGCGACATAGAGATCATCGGCGCCGCCGGCGATCCCTTCATGGCGGCCAAGAAGCTGCAGGAAGATGTGCCGGACGTCATCACACTCGATGTCGAAATGCCGAAGATGGACGGTATCACCTTCCTGCGCAAATTGATGTCGCAGCACCCGATCCCGGTGGTCATGTGTTCCTCGCTCACGGAATCCGGCTCCGAGACACTGATGCAGGCGATGGAAGCCGGCGCCGTCGACGTGATCCTCAAGCCGAAAATCGCGGCAGCCGACTTCCTGGCCGAATCCGGCGCACGGATCAGACAAACCGTCCGCGCCGCTGCGCAGGCGCGACTGGGCGCGATGCGCAAGCGCTCGGTCGGGACAGGCTCGTCCTCTCCGGGTCCCGCGGCAAAGCTGACCGCTGACGCCGTTCTGCCCCCGCCCACCGGTCGCGCCATGGCCAAGACGACGGAAATGGTGTGCTGCATCGGCGCCTCCACCGGCGGCACGGAAGCGCTGCGCGAACTGCTCGAAGTGCTTCCCGCCAACACGCCCGGCATCGTGATCGTTCAGCACATGCCGGAAAAGTTCACCGCGGCCTTTGCAAAGCGTCTTAACGGGCTCTGCGAAGTGGAGGTCAAGGAAGCCGAGAACGGAGATCCCGTGCTGCGCGGCCATGTGCTGATCGCCCCCGGCGACAAGCATATGCTGCTGGAACGGCAGGGCGCACGCTATGTCGTTTCCGTCCGCGACGGGCCGCTGGTCTCGCGACACCGCCCCTCCGTCGACGTGCTCTTCCGTTCCGCGGCCCGTTCGGCCGGTTCGAATGCCATGGGCGTCATCATGACCGGCATGGGAGACGACGGCGCGCGCGGCATGCTGGAAATGCACCAGGCCGGCGCGTTCAACATTGCGCAGGACGAAGCGACCTCGGTCGTTTACGGCATGCCGAAGGAAGCCGTCGCCAAAGGCGGCGTCGACCGCATCGTGCCGCTGGAGCAGATCGCCCGCGAAATTCTGGCCGCCGACAAGCGCCGGTAA
- a CDS encoding chemotaxis protein methyltransferase CheR yields the protein MSVAEARQYIDVGISPKNFERLSRYIYEYSGIKMPPSKRTMLEGRLRRRLRATGIDTFDDYCDYIFKHDGLEREAIHLMDAVTTNKTDFFREPKHFEHMMEKGLPTLISEGHRRLRIWSSAASIGAEAYTIAMVMEDFIKANGSLEYSILATDLSTEVLKIARRGVYPKSMIAPVDPAMRKRYVLEARDPERDEVRIHPKLRSKVGFARLNLMDEKYEIGDKAQIVFCRNVLIYFDKPTQQKVLRRLCDNLVQGGFLYVGHSETITGLDLPVKQVANTVFRRV from the coding sequence GTGTCAGTTGCAGAAGCAAGACAATATATTGATGTGGGGATCAGTCCGAAAAATTTCGAACGGCTTTCCCGTTATATCTACGAATATAGCGGCATCAAGATGCCGCCGTCGAAGAGAACCATGCTCGAAGGCCGCCTGCGACGCCGCCTGCGTGCGACCGGCATCGACACATTCGATGACTATTGCGATTACATCTTCAAGCATGACGGACTGGAGCGTGAAGCGATCCACTTGATGGACGCCGTCACGACAAACAAGACAGACTTCTTCCGCGAGCCGAAGCACTTCGAGCACATGATGGAAAAAGGATTGCCGACCCTGATCTCGGAGGGCCATCGCCGCCTGCGAATCTGGAGCTCCGCAGCCTCCATCGGCGCGGAGGCATATACGATCGCCATGGTGATGGAAGATTTCATCAAGGCGAACGGCAGCCTCGAATACAGCATTCTCGCGACCGATCTTTCCACCGAAGTGCTGAAGATCGCCCGTCGGGGTGTCTATCCGAAAAGCATGATCGCACCCGTCGATCCGGCCATGCGCAAGCGATACGTCCTGGAAGCCCGAGATCCCGAACGCGATGAGGTGCGCATCCACCCGAAGTTGCGCTCTAAAGTCGGCTTCGCGCGGCTGAACCTCATGGACGAGAAATACGAAATTGGCGACAAGGCGCAAATCGTCTTCTGCCGGAACGTCCTCATCTACTTCGACAAACCTACCCAACAGAAAGTCCTGCGACGCCTCTGCGACAACCTCGTTCAGGGCGGATTTCTGTATGTTGGACATTCGGAAACGATCACCGGTCTCGATCTGCCCGTGAAGCAAGTCGCAAATACCGTTTTCAGGAGGGTCTGA
- a CDS encoding purine-binding chemotaxis protein CheW gives MATNASESQYVTFGLDDECFAVPVEVVREILDYEDVFRIPHGPDYLLGLRDVRGQGVPVIDLRLRLGMSGMAKTTHTRVLVIDVPIAGRLLTLGLVADRVFEVASFQNDSVEGAPDIGVRWSSEYISGVVRRNGGFVVIIDLGRLFTGADVSALVAGPQAKSA, from the coding sequence ATGGCTACGAACGCTTCTGAATCGCAGTATGTGACTTTCGGCCTTGATGACGAGTGCTTTGCGGTTCCCGTCGAGGTCGTGAGGGAAATCCTTGACTATGAGGATGTCTTTCGCATCCCCCATGGCCCTGATTATCTCCTCGGCCTGCGTGACGTGCGCGGTCAGGGCGTTCCGGTGATCGATCTCAGACTTCGGCTCGGCATGTCGGGTATGGCGAAAACGACGCATACGCGCGTTCTCGTCATCGACGTGCCGATCGCCGGCCGTCTGCTCACGCTCGGCCTTGTCGCCGACCGTGTCTTCGAGGTCGCCTCATTCCAGAATGATTCCGTCGAAGGCGCACCCGATATCGGGGTGCGCTGGTCGTCGGAATATATTTCAGGCGTGGTGCGCCGTAACGGCGGTTTCGTCGTCATCATTGACCTCGGCCGCCTGTTCACAGGCGCCGACGTGTCAGCCCTGGTTGCCGGGCCGCAAGCCAAGTCCGCCTGA
- a CDS encoding methyl-accepting chemotaxis protein encodes MRFTIKFKLALAFGLMIILSAGMSVLAITNLSSLNSAITDIVQGPAVNLRNSSDLSDAVLKAIRGEKNAILNTDAKLIDGFVAQVRENQAIIDKLSADIRKDTNPAIQSKVDKFTALLPDWRKMQDEVLRLAIVNTDESNKKAGEISMSEGENAAGKLLQALTDLNTEIGTDLHQTDEATNVLYDSARNMLLIAVGVMLVLSVAIAVWIAMGINSGLKKIQAVAEAVSIGDLNQDVQIKTNDEIKDLVDTINVMTGNLRNTARVADQIANGDLTVTPKPLSDKDTLGISLQSMVERLRGVVGDALSAADNVSSGSQQLSSGSEQLSQGATEQASSAEEASASMEEMAANIKQNADNAAQTEKIARQSSKDAEASGEAVNKAVNAMRTIAEKISIVQEIARQTDLLALNAAVEAARAGEHGRGFAVVASEVRKLAERSQLAAAEISGLSGETVKVATEAGEMLSKLVPDIRKTAELVAEISAACREQDIGASQINEAIQQLDKVTQQNAGASEEMSATSEELAAQAEELQASIAFFRVDAAGGHKNVSHHSMAHHTIHKPAQPVKAKAASKPLPKRPPADHSVAAQQARAKGFALDMSMGGPDSDDHDFKESA; translated from the coding sequence ATGCGCTTCACTATCAAATTCAAGCTAGCACTCGCCTTCGGGCTCATGATCATTCTGTCGGCCGGCATGTCCGTCCTGGCAATTACAAACCTTTCGTCGTTGAATTCTGCGATCACCGACATCGTGCAGGGGCCTGCCGTCAATCTTCGCAATTCCAGCGATCTTTCGGACGCAGTCTTGAAGGCTATTCGCGGCGAAAAGAACGCCATCTTGAACACTGATGCAAAGCTGATCGATGGTTTTGTGGCGCAGGTCCGAGAAAACCAGGCGATCATTGACAAGCTGTCGGCCGACATCCGGAAGGACACGAATCCCGCCATCCAGAGCAAGGTTGACAAGTTTACCGCGCTGCTGCCCGACTGGCGCAAGATGCAGGACGAGGTTCTTCGCCTTGCGATCGTCAATACGGATGAAAGCAACAAGAAGGCCGGCGAAATTTCCATGTCCGAGGGCGAGAACGCCGCTGGCAAGCTGCTTCAGGCACTGACCGACCTCAACACCGAAATTGGCACGGATCTGCACCAGACCGACGAGGCCACCAATGTCCTTTATGACTCCGCGCGGAACATGCTTCTGATCGCCGTCGGCGTCATGCTCGTGCTGTCCGTCGCGATTGCCGTCTGGATCGCCATGGGCATCAATTCGGGCCTGAAGAAAATCCAGGCTGTGGCGGAAGCCGTTTCGATCGGCGACCTGAACCAGGACGTCCAGATCAAGACGAATGACGAAATCAAGGACCTGGTCGACACCATCAACGTGATGACAGGCAACCTGCGAAACACCGCCCGCGTCGCCGACCAGATCGCCAACGGCGACCTGACCGTCACCCCGAAGCCGCTGTCAGACAAGGACACGCTCGGTATCTCGCTGCAGTCGATGGTCGAGCGCCTGCGTGGTGTGGTCGGCGATGCCCTGTCGGCCGCCGACAACGTCTCCTCGGGCAGCCAGCAGCTTTCCTCCGGTTCGGAACAGCTCTCGCAGGGCGCCACCGAACAGGCCTCCTCTGCCGAAGAGGCCTCCGCTTCGATGGAAGAAATGGCCGCCAACATCAAGCAGAACGCCGACAACGCTGCCCAGACGGAAAAGATCGCACGCCAGTCGTCGAAGGATGCCGAAGCCTCCGGCGAAGCCGTCAACAAGGCCGTCAACGCCATGCGCACGATTGCCGAGAAGATCTCGATCGTTCAGGAAATCGCCCGCCAGACGGACCTCCTCGCTCTGAACGCAGCGGTCGAGGCAGCTCGTGCCGGCGAACATGGTCGCGGTTTCGCGGTCGTGGCCTCGGAAGTGCGCAAGCTCGCCGAACGCAGCCAGCTGGCAGCTGCCGAAATCTCGGGTCTCTCGGGTGAAACGGTGAAGGTTGCGACCGAAGCCGGCGAGATGCTTTCGAAGCTGGTTCCGGATATCCGCAAGACGGCGGAACTGGTGGCAGAAATCTCGGCGGCCTGCCGCGAGCAGGATATCGGCGCAAGCCAGATCAACGAAGCGATCCAGCAGCTTGACAAGGTGACGCAGCAGAATGCCGGCGCATCAGAAGAGATGTCGGCAACGTCTGAAGAACTTGCAGCCCAGGCTGAGGAACTCCAGGCCTCCATCGCCTTCTTCCGCGTCGATGCGGCGGGAGGTCACAAGAACGTCTCGCATCATTCAATGGCGCACCACACCATCCATAAGCCGGCGCAGCCCGTGAAGGCCAAGGCGGCATCCAAACCCTTGCCGAAGAGGCCCCCCGCCGATCACAGCGTGGCCGCGCAGCAGGCCAGAGCAAAGGGTTTTGCGCTGGATATGTCGATGGGCGGTCCCGACAGCGACGATCATGATTTCAAGGAGAGCGCATAA
- a CDS encoding methyl-accepting chemotaxis protein encodes MSFLTQMKKSSQSQTAVEEINRLTAAFNDGDVSARANLSGATGGARDILEVVNALLEAATRPINGLGQSIAHMSSEHDLGDIDVKIPVENFKGNFAVMAKGINDMVAGHIAVKKKAMACVKELSEGNFDAPLDRFPGKKAFINETIETLRANLRGLITEMNTMSTEHDKGDIDIFVPVERFKGDFAVMAKGINDMVAGHIAVKKKAMACVKAFGEGNFDAPLEQFPGKKAFINETIEALRGNFRAIISELQRLIAASTEGKLSERGAANNFVGDFSKLVTGINGMLDAIILPIAEGNRVLELVSTGDLRQYVEIECEGDHEKMKDAINTLVAQLSNVAVGIASAADQVAAGSQQLSSAAEQLSQGVSEQAASGEEASASMEEMAANIKQNADNAAQTEKIARQSSKDAEASGEAVNKAVNAMRTIAEKISIVQEIARQTDLLALNAAVEAARAGEHGRGFAVVASEVRKLAERSQLAAAEISGLSGETVKVATEAGDMLSKLVPDIRKTAELVAEISAACREQDIGASQINEAIQQLDKVTQQNASASDQTSSTSEELAAQAEELQASIAFFKVEAAATEVSPVNRLKAAAAKMAAPSAKKNIARPAARPVVPAAKAKGFKLDMEVGGPDHDDDHFHQAG; translated from the coding sequence ATGTCATTTCTTACACAGATGAAAAAGTCATCACAGAGCCAGACAGCGGTCGAAGAAATCAATCGTCTGACGGCAGCATTCAATGACGGCGACGTTTCGGCGCGCGCCAATCTGAGCGGCGCCACGGGGGGCGCGCGAGACATCCTGGAAGTCGTGAATGCGCTTCTGGAAGCAGCAACACGGCCGATCAACGGTCTCGGCCAATCGATCGCACACATGTCCAGCGAACACGATCTGGGCGACATCGACGTCAAGATCCCGGTTGAGAACTTCAAAGGCAACTTTGCCGTCATGGCGAAGGGCATCAACGACATGGTTGCCGGCCACATCGCGGTCAAGAAGAAGGCCATGGCCTGCGTGAAGGAACTCAGCGAGGGGAATTTCGATGCGCCCCTCGACAGGTTCCCGGGCAAGAAAGCCTTCATCAACGAGACCATCGAGACGCTGCGCGCCAACCTGCGTGGGCTGATCACCGAAATGAACACGATGTCCACCGAGCACGACAAGGGTGACATCGATATCTTCGTGCCGGTGGAACGCTTCAAGGGCGATTTTGCCGTGATGGCCAAGGGCATCAACGATATGGTCGCGGGCCATATCGCGGTGAAGAAGAAGGCCATGGCCTGCGTCAAGGCCTTTGGTGAAGGCAATTTCGATGCACCGCTCGAACAGTTCCCGGGCAAAAAAGCCTTTATCAACGAGACGATCGAAGCGCTGCGTGGCAACTTCCGCGCCATCATCTCCGAGCTTCAGCGGCTCATTGCGGCCTCCACCGAGGGCAAGCTGAGCGAGCGTGGAGCCGCCAACAACTTCGTCGGCGACTTCTCCAAGCTGGTCACCGGCATCAATGGCATGCTCGACGCCATCATCCTGCCGATCGCCGAAGGCAATCGCGTGCTGGAACTCGTGAGCACCGGCGACCTCAGGCAATATGTCGAGATCGAGTGCGAAGGCGACCATGAAAAGATGAAGGACGCCATCAACACGCTGGTCGCGCAACTCTCGAACGTTGCCGTCGGCATTGCGTCCGCCGCCGATCAGGTCGCTGCGGGCAGCCAACAATTGTCCTCAGCCGCCGAACAGCTGTCGCAAGGGGTCAGCGAACAGGCCGCCTCGGGCGAGGAAGCTTCCGCCTCGATGGAAGAGATGGCGGCCAACATCAAGCAGAACGCTGACAACGCCGCCCAGACGGAAAAGATCGCCCGTCAGTCGTCGAAGGATGCCGAAGCCTCCGGCGAAGCCGTCAACAAGGCCGTCAACGCCATGCGCACGATTGCAGAGAAGATCTCGATCGTTCAGGAAATCGCCCGCCAGACCGACCTCCTCGCTCTGAACGCCGCTGTGGAAGCAGCGCGTGCCGGCGAACATGGTCGCGGTTTCGCGGTCGTAGCCTCGGAAGTGCGCAAGCTTGCCGAACGCAGCCAGCTGGCAGCTGCCGAAATCTCCGGCCTGTCCGGCGAAACGGTGAAGGTTGCGACCGAAGCCGGCGACATGCTCTCGAAGCTGGTTCCGGATATCCGCAAGACGGCCGAACTGGTGGCCGAAATCTCGGCTGCCTGCCGCGAGCAGGACATCGGCGCAAGCCAGATCAACGAAGCGATCCAGCAGCTCGACAAGGTGACCCAGCAGAACGCGAGCGCCTCCGACCAGACATCTTCGACATCTGAAGAACTTGCAGCCCAGGCTGAGGAACTCCAGGCCTCCATCGCCTTCTTCAAAGTCGAAGCGGCCGCAACCGAGGTCAGTCCGGTGAACAGATTGAAGGCCGCGGCCGCGAAAATGGCAGCCCCTTCGGCAAAGAAGAACATCGCCAGGCCTGCGGCACGCCCAGTCGTGCCGGCAGCCAAGGCGAAGGGCTTCAAACTCGACATGGAAGTGGGAGGTCCCGATCACGACGACGACCACTTCCATCAGGCGGGCTGA